The Apibacter raozihei DNA segment TTTAAAATTCCAGGATATAACGGTTTGTACAAGAGCATCTGTTTTTCCTCCGGGAGGAATAATTACTTTGTAGTTAGATAATACGGGTTTAGTTTTGTTCAGCTTATCGTAAATTAAACTTATAGCCTGAGAAAATGCATCATACTGTCCATCGCCCGAAGCGGTTTGTTCGTAGGTTTTGCCTTCAATTTCCATCTGAATGGAAGCTGTTGGGTGTAAGCCCTTACTTAGAACCATTGCATAAGATTTTATTTTAACCTTCTTTTCATTTTCATTGAAATTAAGTACATCTGATATAATAAACGGTAAATCTTCCTGTGTTATAATTTCTTTTCGATCTCCAAGTTCAATAACGCGATTGGTCACTTTTATCATATCTTTTTCATCCAGTTCTATTCCTAAAGCTTCTATATTTTTTTTAATATTGGCTTTACCGGATAGTTTTCCTAAAGCGTATTCACGTACCCTTCCAAATCTATCGGGATGTAAATCGTTATAATACAGGTTGTTTTTGTTGTCACCATCTGCGTGAATGCCGGCAGTTTGAGTGAATACATTTTCACCGATAATAGGCTGATTTGATGATATATTTTGACCTGAATAAGTTTCTACCACCCTGCTTACTTTATTTAGCATGTCTTCTCTTATTGAGGTTTTTTGATTCATTTGATCGTGGAGGACAGCTATTACACTTGGAAGTGGAGCATTTCCAGCGCGTTCGCCTAATCCGTTCATGGTTACATGAATTCCCTGAATACCTGCATCTACGGCAGCCATTACATTTGCTACTGCTAAATCGTAATCGTTATGTGCGTGAAAATCAAAATGGTAATCAGGATATCTTGTGATCATTTGCTTGCAGTATTTTTCCGTATTTATCGGATTTAAAATACCTAATGTATCTGGTAACATAAACCTTTTAACAGGCATCTCTTTAAGTCCGTCGAGTAAAAAATAAACATATTCCAGGGAATTGATCATTCCATTGGACCAGTCTTCCAGATACAGATTTACATTAATTCCCAGAGAATGGGCTCTCTTGATTTCTTCTTTTATTTCTTGAAGATGCTGTTCCGGAGTTTTTCGAAGTTGCTCGGTTACATGCTTAAGAGAACCTTTAGTCAATAGGTTAATGTTTTTACATCCTGAGTCTGAAATCCATTGCAGAGAAATGCCTTTATC contains these protein-coding regions:
- a CDS encoding alpha-isopropylmalate synthase regulatory domain-containing protein; protein product: MIEIMDTTLRDGEQTSGVSFSMQEKLSITRLLIDMGINRLEIASAKVSEGEFHTVQKIASWALNAGHLDKLEILGFVDKGISLQWISDSGCKNINLLTKGSLKHVTEQLRKTPEQHLQEIKEEIKRAHSLGINVNLYLEDWSNGMINSLEYVYFLLDGLKEMPVKRFMLPDTLGILNPINTEKYCKQMITRYPDYHFDFHAHNDYDLAVANVMAAVDAGIQGIHVTMNGLGERAGNAPLPSVIAVLHDQMNQKTSIREDMLNKVSRVVETYSGQNISSNQPIIGENVFTQTAGIHADGDNKNNLYYNDLHPDRFGRVREYALGKLSGKANIKKNIEALGIELDEKDMIKVTNRVIELGDRKEIITQEDLPFIISDVLNFNENEKKVKIKSYAMVLSKGLHPTASIQMEIEGKTYEQTASGDGQYDAFSQAISLIYDKLNKTKPVLSNYKVIIPPGGKTDALVQTVISWNFKGNEFKTRGLDADQTEAAIKATEKMLNIIENM